Proteins encoded by one window of Prevotella nigrescens:
- a CDS encoding DUF4301 family protein, whose product MLTKQDELLLNSKGIAVSDFEKQLADFKNGFPFLKIESAATVGNGVVRLKENEVKQFTTAWDSYKAEKHKVVKFVPASGAASRMFKNLFAFLEAAYEVPTTDFEKFFFDNLKHFAFYNKLNEKCRTTHGKDIAQLMEAGNHKAIVATLLHTDGLNYGQLPKGLLLFHKYAEGERTAMEEHLVEAAQYAACGTEAHVHFTVSHEHLELFKEKAVQKQPMYEEKYHTRFYITFSEQKPSTDTVAANPDNTPFRNDDGSLLFRPGGHGALIQNLNDIDADVIFIKNIDNVTPDRLKPETVTWKKVIAGVLVTLQEKTFEYVRKLKAADHTPADLQCMKNFLENDLHCRRKDIDQLNNDELAAYLLEKFNRPMRVCGMVRNSGEPGGGPFYAYNADNTVSLQILESSQIDSNDAESVRMFKEGTHFNPVDLVCATKDYAGKPFDLPQFVDPATGFISSKSKNGKELKALELPGLWNGAMSNWNTVFVEVPAITFNPVKTVNDLLREQHQ is encoded by the coding sequence ATGTTAACAAAGCAAGACGAACTATTATTGAACTCAAAAGGCATTGCGGTTTCCGACTTTGAAAAGCAACTTGCCGACTTTAAAAACGGTTTTCCTTTCCTTAAAATAGAGAGCGCAGCCACGGTTGGCAATGGCGTTGTGCGTTTAAAGGAAAACGAAGTAAAGCAATTTACAACAGCTTGGGACAGCTACAAAGCCGAAAAACACAAGGTGGTGAAGTTTGTTCCTGCCTCTGGGGCAGCCAGCAGAATGTTCAAAAACCTTTTCGCATTCCTTGAAGCAGCGTACGAAGTGCCTACAACCGACTTTGAAAAATTCTTTTTCGACAATCTGAAACATTTCGCTTTCTACAACAAACTGAACGAAAAGTGCAGGACTACACACGGAAAAGACATTGCGCAACTCATGGAAGCAGGCAACCATAAAGCCATTGTAGCAACACTCTTGCACACCGACGGACTTAACTACGGGCAGTTGCCGAAGGGTCTACTGCTATTCCACAAGTATGCCGAAGGCGAACGCACGGCAATGGAAGAACACCTTGTTGAGGCTGCCCAATACGCAGCGTGCGGTACAGAGGCGCACGTTCACTTCACGGTATCGCACGAACATCTCGAACTTTTCAAGGAAAAGGCTGTCCAAAAGCAACCTATGTACGAGGAAAAGTACCATACACGCTTCTACATTACTTTCTCTGAGCAGAAGCCAAGCACCGATACCGTAGCAGCAAACCCCGACAACACGCCTTTCCGCAACGACGACGGCTCGCTTTTGTTCCGCCCCGGTGGGCACGGCGCGCTCATTCAGAATCTTAACGACATAGATGCCGACGTGATATTCATTAAGAATATCGACAACGTAACGCCCGACCGACTGAAACCTGAAACCGTAACGTGGAAGAAGGTAATAGCAGGCGTATTGGTAACGTTGCAGGAAAAAACTTTCGAATACGTCAGAAAGCTTAAGGCTGCCGACCATACGCCAGCCGACCTGCAGTGTATGAAGAACTTCTTGGAGAACGATTTGCACTGTCGCCGCAAGGACATCGACCAGCTGAACAACGATGAATTGGCAGCCTACCTGCTCGAAAAGTTCAACCGTCCTATGCGTGTTTGCGGAATGGTACGGAACAGTGGCGAACCCGGTGGCGGTCCGTTCTATGCCTATAATGCCGATAACACCGTCAGTTTGCAGATACTTGAAAGTTCGCAGATAGACAGCAACGACGCCGAATCGGTGAGAATGTTCAAGGAGGGAACCCACTTCAACCCCGTAGACTTGGTTTGCGCCACGAAAGACTATGCAGGAAAACCGTTCGATTTGCCACAGTTCGTAGACCCTGCCACAGGTTTCATCAGCAGCAAGTCGAAGAACGGAAAAGAGCTGAAGGCATTGGAACTCCCCGGTCTTTGGAACGGAGCAATGAGCAACTGGAACACCGTTTTTGTAGAAGTGCCAGCAATTACTTTCAATCCTGTAAAGACCGTAAACGACTTGTTGCGCGAGCAGCACCAGTAA